Within the Streptomyces sp. YIM 121038 genome, the region CGCGGCCCTGCTGCGCTGGGGCACCGCCGGGCAGCGCGAGCGGTGGCTGCCCGCGCTCGCCCGGGGCGAGCTGATCGCGGCCTTCGCCGCGACGGAGGCGGAGGCGGGCAGCGACCTGGCCGCCGTCGCCACCGCGGTCGAGCGGCACGGCGAGGCGTACGCGGTGAGCGGCGAGAAGCGCTGGATCACCTTCGGGGAGATCGCGGACGTGTATCTGGTCCTGGGCCGTACGGGCGGCCGCCCCGCCGCGGTGCTCGTCGAGGCCGACCGGCGCGGCGTGCGACGGGAGCCGGTGCGCGGCCAGCTCGGTCTGCGCGCCGCCCAGCTCGCCCACGTGACGTTCGACGACGTGCGCGTACCGCCCGAGAACCTGGTCGCTCCGCCCGGGTTCGGCCTGTCGCACGTGGCGGGCACCGCCCTCGACCACGGGCGGTTCACGGTGGCCTGGGGCTGCGTCGGGATGGCCGAGGCGTGTCTGGGCGCGGCCGCCGAGCACGCGGTGCGGCGCGCGCAGGGCGGGGTGGTCCTGGCCGAGCACCAGCAGGTGCGCGCGCTGTTGGGGCGCGCGGTGGTGGACGGCCGCGCCGCCCGGGAGCTGTGCCTGCGGGCCGCCCGGCTGCGGGCGGCCCGCGCCCCGGAGGCCGTGGCGGAGACCGTCGCAGCCAAGTACGCGGCGGCGCGCGCGGCCACCTCGGTGGCGGGGAGCGCGGTGCAGATCCTGGGCGCGGCCGGCTGCGCCCCCGACAGCCTGGTGGGCCGCTGCTACCGGGACGCCAAGGTCATGGAGATCATCGAGGGTTCGGCGCAGGTGTCCGAGCTGACCATCGCCGACCACCTGCTGCGCGCCCACGGACACGGGCGGGCCGGGCGGCGGCCCGAGGACGAGGGAGAGGGCCGATGAGCACACCGCCCCGCGGACCGCACGGCACGACGGCGGCCGGGCCGGGGACGGATCCCGCGCGGCCCCCGGAACCGACGGTGAAGTGCCTGGTGTGGGACCTCGACGACACCCTGTGGGACGGCGTCGTGCTCGAGGGCGACGCGCCCGTGCCCTTCGCGGCCGCCGTACGGACGGTACGCGCCCTCGACCGGCGGGGCGTCCTGCACGCGGTGGCGAGCCGCGGCGAGCACGACGTGGCCGCGGCACATCTGGCCGCGCACGGGCTCGACACCCTGTTCACCGTCCTGGAGGTGGGCTGGGGCGCCAAGTCCCGGGCCGTCGAGCGGATCGCGGCCGAGCTGAACATCGGCCTCGACACGGTCGCGTTCATCGACAACGACGCGGTGGAGCGCGCCGAGGTGGCCGCCGCGCTGCCGGACGTGCGCTGCTACCCCGCCCACGAGGCGGAACTCCTCACCTCCTACCCGGAGTTCACGCCGCGGTTCCTGACGGACGAGTCGGCGCTGCGGCGCGACCTCTACCGCACCGAGCGGCGGCGCAAGGCCGCCGAGGCCGAGCACACCGGGCCGCCCGCGGGGTTCCTGGCCTCGCTCGGCCTGGTCCTGACGGTCCGGCGGGCCACCGGCGCCGACCTCGCCCGCGCGCACGAGCTGACCGTGCGCACGCACCAGCTCAACACCACCGGGCGCACCTTCGGCCCGGACGAGCTGCGCGGCCTGTGCGCGGACCCCGGGCACGAGGTGCTGGTGGCCGGGCTCACCGACCGGTTCGGCTCCTACGGCACCATCGGGCTCGCGGTGACCGCGCTCCGGGACGGCGCGACCGTGCTCGAACTGCTCCTGATGTCCTGCCGGGTGATGTCCCGGGGCGTCGGCGCGGTGCTCATCGACCACATCGTCGCGACGGCCCTGGCCGCGGGCCGCCGCCCGGTCGCGGAGTTCGTGCCCACCGACGTCAACCGGCAGATGCTGGTCACGCTGCGCTTCAGCGGCTTCGCGGTGGTGGCGGACGCCGGTGACCGCCTCACCCTGGCCATCGACCCGGACGACCCGCCGCCCGCCCGCAAGCACCCGGTACGGGTGGTCACCGCATGAGCGGCGCCCGCCGCGGCACCGGCAGGAACGAGGAGGATCCCATGGTTCAGGACGGCGTCGGAGGCGGTGTCGTCGGCGTGGTCGGCGCCGGGACGATGGGCGTCGGCATCGCGCAGTGCCTCGCCGAGGCCGGGCACCGCGTGGTGGCCGTCGACCCCGAGGAGGCCGCCCTCGCTTCGGCCCCGGCCCGGCTCCGCGACGGCGTCCGGCTGGCCAGGATGGTCCGCGGGGCGACCGCGGCGGTCCCGCCGGACCAGGCCCTCGCGGCGGTCACCTGGACCGCGCGCCTGGAGGACCTGGCCGAGGCGTGGTTCGTGCTCGACTGCGCGCCGGAGCGCATACCCCTGAAGGAGAAGCTGTTCCGCGACCTCGACGAGGTGTGCCCGCCCGGGGCGGTCCTCGCCACGGGGACCTCGGCCATCCCGGTCGAGCGGCTCGCCGCGCGCACGGGGCGGCCGGACCGGGTGCTCGGCCTGCACTTCATGAACCCGGCGCCGATGAAGGAGGCCGTGGAGGTGGTCCGCGGCCCGCGGACGTCCGACGAGACCCTGGACACGGCCCTCGCCCTGCTCGCGGGCATCGGCAAGAAGGGCATCGTGGTCGCCGACGGCCCCGGGTTCGTCTCCAACCGGGTCCTCATGCTCACCATCAACGAGGCCGCCACCGTGGTGCGGCAGGGCACCGCGGACCCGGCCACCGTCGACCGGATCTTCGAGGAGTGCTTCGGGCACACCATGGGGCCGCTGGCCACCGGCGACCTGATCGGCCTGGACACCATCGTGGACACGCTGTACGTCCTGCTCGAATGCACCGGCGACCAGCGCTTCCAGCCCTGCGAGGGGCTGGAAGCGCTGGTCGCCGACGGTCATCTGGGCCGCAAGAGCGGCCGGGGATTCCACCGCTATCCGGCCCGCGCGCCGAGGTGACCCCCCGGCGCGCGGCGCCCTGGTGCGGTGCGGGCCCGCCCTAGGGGGCGAGCCGGTAGGCGTTGCTGATCGTCTCGGTCATGGTGTTGCCCGAGGTGTCCTTGAGGTACACCCGGTACGACACGGCCTTGGCCGTCGCCGGGTGCCGCACGCTCGCCGTGCGCGCGCCCGCGGCGTCGGTCGTGACGGGGGCGGTCTTCCAGGTCCTGCCGCCGTCGTAGGAGACCTTGACGGTCAGCTCGGCGACCTTGCCCCGGCCCGCGGCGGCCCCGGCCACCTTCAGCGGCACGGTCAGCGTGCCGCCCGCGGGGGCGGTGCCGTTCAGCGCCAGCTTCGGGGCGAGGCGGACGGTGGAGAGGGGCAGGTCGGTGGGCGGCTCGTCGGGCGTCTTCGCCGAGGTGAACGTCCAGGCGACGGCCACCTTCGTGCTCGTCGTGGCGTCCTTGGCCGGGCGGCTCGCCTCCATGGTCAGGCGGTACGGGGCGG harbors:
- a CDS encoding 3-hydroxyacyl-CoA dehydrogenase family protein; this encodes MVQDGVGGGVVGVVGAGTMGVGIAQCLAEAGHRVVAVDPEEAALASAPARLRDGVRLARMVRGATAAVPPDQALAAVTWTARLEDLAEAWFVLDCAPERIPLKEKLFRDLDEVCPPGAVLATGTSAIPVERLAARTGRPDRVLGLHFMNPAPMKEAVEVVRGPRTSDETLDTALALLAGIGKKGIVVADGPGFVSNRVLMLTINEAATVVRQGTADPATVDRIFEECFGHTMGPLATGDLIGLDTIVDTLYVLLECTGDQRFQPCEGLEALVADGHLGRKSGRGFHRYPARAPR
- a CDS encoding HAD-IIIC family phosphatase gives rise to the protein MSTPPRGPHGTTAAGPGTDPARPPEPTVKCLVWDLDDTLWDGVVLEGDAPVPFAAAVRTVRALDRRGVLHAVASRGEHDVAAAHLAAHGLDTLFTVLEVGWGAKSRAVERIAAELNIGLDTVAFIDNDAVERAEVAAALPDVRCYPAHEAELLTSYPEFTPRFLTDESALRRDLYRTERRRKAAEAEHTGPPAGFLASLGLVLTVRRATGADLARAHELTVRTHQLNTTGRTFGPDELRGLCADPGHEVLVAGLTDRFGSYGTIGLAVTALRDGATVLELLLMSCRVMSRGVGAVLIDHIVATALAAGRRPVAEFVPTDVNRQMLVTLRFSGFAVVADAGDRLTLAIDPDDPPPARKHPVRVVTA
- a CDS encoding acyl-CoA dehydrogenase family protein; translation: MSGTVTADPAAVGARFADAVRQDAAAWDARGELPAEVRRALARDGLLGADLPRRHGGLGATPAELGEVCARLGGVCGSLRGLVTVQGMVGAALLRWGTAGQRERWLPALARGELIAAFAATEAEAGSDLAAVATAVERHGEAYAVSGEKRWITFGEIADVYLVLGRTGGRPAAVLVEADRRGVRREPVRGQLGLRAAQLAHVTFDDVRVPPENLVAPPGFGLSHVAGTALDHGRFTVAWGCVGMAEACLGAAAEHAVRRAQGGVVLAEHQQVRALLGRAVVDGRAARELCLRAARLRAARAPEAVAETVAAKYAAARAATSVAGSAVQILGAAGCAPDSLVGRCYRDAKVMEIIEGSAQVSELTIADHLLRAHGHGRAGRRPEDEGEGR